The Xenopus tropicalis strain Nigerian chromosome 7, UCB_Xtro_10.0, whole genome shotgun sequence genome includes a region encoding these proteins:
- the upk1a gene encoding uroplakin-1a isoform X1, with protein MAEKGSSGMVACIVFGNIVILLSGLALFAETIWATTDPYKVYPILGVTGKDDVFAGGWIAIFCGFSFFILGVFGILAVQRGSRTMVLTYLVLMMIVYIFECASCITSFTHRDYMINSNVIKGQMLTYYSDSSTPQGRQITSVWLRMMLEKNCCGVDGPLDWVDYYSYFRQSYNETTAPWPLWCCQRDGNFQILNQQGCIVGLSSYVYQQGCFAHISNAINSYTWGISWFGFAILMWTMFVMLATMYHYTKMN; from the exons ATGGCGGAAAAAGGATCTTCGGGCATGGTGGCCTGCATAGTGTTTGGGAATATCGTTATACTG CTGTCTGGCCTCGCGCTGTTTGCAGAGACCATATGGGCCACCACCGACCCCTACAAGGTTTATCCCATTCTGGGGGTGACTGGGAAAGATGACGTTTTTGCCGGCGGTTGGATTGCCATATTCTGCGGATTTTCATTCTTCATTCTCGGAGTCTTCGGCATCCTTGCCGTGCAGCGGGGCAGCCGCACTATGGTTCTGACG TACCTGGTTCTGATGATGATCGTGTATATATTTGAATGTGCCTCCTGTATCACTTCCTTCACTCACCGAGACTAC ATGATAAATTCCAATGTCATTAAGGGGCAGATGCTGACTTACTACTCGGATAGCTCCACCCCCCAGGGCAGGCAGATCACCAGCGTTTGGCTCAGGATGATGCTGGAG AAAAACTGCTGCGGCGTGGATGGGCCGCTCGATTGGGTCGACTATTACTCCTATTTCCGCCAGTCGTACAACGAAACCACCGCCCCGTGGCCCTTGTGGTGCTGCCAGAGAGACGGAAACTTCCAGATCCTCAACCAGCAAGGGTGCATCGTTGGCCTCAGCTCCTATGTGTACCAGCAG GGCTGCTTTGCGCACATATCCAACGCCATCAACAGCTACACCTGGGGCATCTCTTGGTTCGGATTTGCCATCCTTATGTGGACG ATGTTTGTCATGTTGGCAACGATGTATCACTACACCAAGATGAACTGA